tGTAGTATTCAAATTCTTTTCTTCAGTAAAAGAAATAATACAGCAAAGTAAAATACAAGTCATGCATTCAAACTTTCACCAAGTAAAGGCATAGAAGTATTAGGAACAAAATGTACGTAAGTATGAAAATGAAAAGTACCAATATGCAGAACGGCCCATATCAGTGTTATATTATTGTATCAttgaattattattacatttaatataTAAGTGGTACTTAAATGTTGTAATTGGTTGAGGTGAAGCAGTTTTAACTGTACTTCATATACAGTCGGGTAGATTAATCCTAAACAACATAATTTTTTATGAACTCACTATAAGTTCTGTCTGTAACACTTAAAACGGAAAAGGAACTATGATtgtaaagaaaagtaaaatgtactttattatacattatatatgCTGTATGTTAGTGAAGTCTACAAGTAGCTCAAATttttactttagtaaatgtTTTAACTaattttccatcactgcagtatttttacatgttttatagTAAATCAAAATTCTACTTTTTTGCAAACCTGAACAGGTGTCACATTGTGTGCGtctcattttaattaaaatcatGTCTGTATTATGATATTTAACCTACTTATCCACTGAATCAGACATACTGAAACAACATAAATAAGCAAAACTGCAGCAAAAGCAGCTTTTGAAACCTTTAGCAGCATTTTTAGTTGTAAATAAGGAGTGTCAAACTTGTTATAACTGAGTGCATCCACTTAGAGGAGAGAAAAgggtacaaaaacacacataaagctGTTGTCATGAGAACAGCAGTATATCTATCATAGTAAAATATGTAGCAGACGACACTGGCACTCCTAAATCACTGAGGATGTAAAGCTGTCATCCATATCTAAACTATCTCAGCACTTAATCATACAGTCAATGTGCAGAGGGACCGATTAGCAGACATCCACTTTCCATCTCCAGCTCTGTATCTCATAAACCTGACTCCTCACTCAGGTGTGCAGATGAcgtttaaatttaaaatcaagTCATAGCATTTTATACATTTGAATATAGAGTCAGTTTCATTGCTCCTTATTCAGATTTTTACCAGTCTGGGGTCAGACTTTGGGCGTAACACCagttcttgtgtttgtttttgtatgtttaaAGTTCACATGTTCACTGAGCAAAGGTCAAAAAGTTTAGATTTTGACAGAAAAGCATTTGAAGTTCATCGTGGTTCACTCTTCTAACAACTGACCTGACCCCTGCCCCTACTGATGGGCTCCACTCCATCCATCTTGTCCTCCAAGCAGGTTACAACAAACTACTTGTAAAACGCCATTTGACCCAAAGTGGTTTGTTTGGAGTGTCCACAGACAGTCAGCGTTACTGCTTTAACTGTTATTCGACGTCTGGGAGGAGATAGGATGGGAGACATGGTGGTGGGCAGGATGAGGATTAAACTGGGCCTGTGAATTATTCTAGAAAATGGACCTTAAATTGTACTGACGCAAAAGTTTAAACTAGCAGATTAAAAAAGGGAACGCTTATGTTGGAATATCCTGATCATTAGTGGAATCcaatggaaacaaaaaagaacataaaGTGTAAAAAACTGATTGTTAAAACTCAAGAGAACTACGTCCATTGTCGTGTTTTCGCATTAAAAATGCAGACTTAATTTCATTCCCTCTCTGCGCCTCTTCCCAATGGCAGACTTGTAAACTGGGGGCTTTGCTGGGTCTTGGTCGGGCAAGTTTTATGACCAGAGCTCTGTCATTGCTCCGTACCATCCTCCTCCCCCCAGGCTGCCGCCCCCCCTGAGGGCCCCCCTGTGCCAGCTGTTTCCCTCAGGAGCTCACGGCACTCCCAGCACTTTGGCGACCGGAGGAGGATGGCGCTGTCTTCGTTTGTTTACGGTTATGTCAGTAAGAGCGGAGTTGGGGGGACCATTCCGTCGTGCGTCTGAGTCGCATTCCCAAAAAATtacagagcagcagctctggcTCCAGGCCGACGTGAAATAAATCAGCTTGACCTTTAACACCAGACCTTTCATTAGGGAATTCCAAACTAATTGCTTTACGATTTCATTGCGACTCAAAAGCATCTCTGAGTGGTTTTGACTGAACCTCTGAGGAGGACGTGTAATCCTCTTGGTTTGGCTGTATTGACTCAACAAATTGAGATCTACTGAAGGGATCCTTCACTGTCAGTCAGAGTGACACCACCTGTATGCTGAACCACGTGCACGCTCCGCCCGTCTCTAATGAATATCAGACAGGATGTATGTCTTCCACTGGAAGTTGACCTCTTGTTTCTGGGCGACCTTTTGCAGTTTGGTATGTCCGATATGGTTTCACAACAAGTGATCTCAAGATACCAGCCTCTCAAGCTTCAGCCTTCTTTActgtttcctgccgtaaagatAATTGTAGATGTTCGAGGATGGGGGTGTGGTGGAAGTCAACAAGATTGTTTGGGGCTAGGACATGTTCGGAGCCGAGCACAGGTCTTGCTGGCTAGCAGCTTCTTGTCATAAATTTCCACAGACTTGTCCAACTTTAACAAGCTTTGTGCCACCTCTGTAAACCAGAGCCCCTCCTCCTGCTGAATGACTGACGATGTTGAGGTGTGCACATATCCTGGAGTGGGGACAGGATGCTGTTTCAGAGCGTGTGCCCATAATTATATACATAAAGTAATTGTTCTCATGTCATTGTTGGTCTCCTATTCTCAGGCTCCTGAATGCCGTCAGTCTGCAACTGTTGATGCGTTCTGCCGCCAGTGTGTAAGAGGCGGGCCATTTTACGGGGCTCCTTTTGTAACTTGCCTGGAGGGCTGTTGTTGTAAATCATGTGTGATTCATAAAAAAACAGGTTCTCCAGTCTGCCAGGTTTCATCTCCACAAACCTCAGAGACGTACAAATAGACTTTGGCCTGCAGCCATACCTCCCTGGAACTTCTTCCTTTACCAAACTGCTCCCCTGTCAACACTCCCCTTCACTCTTGTCCCTCCCCCCACCGctgtctctgcctctgcctctgcacAGGGCTGatgatgttgttttctttgcGCTTGTCTTTGACTGTCCTCCATGGGAAGTACCTGGCAGCGGATGCATGTGGCAGGCTTCTGCCTGGACACGtctgtctccccctctcttctGTCTCCTCGGCCACGCAGCGTGAGAACTGCAGTATCCATGGCAATGAAGGAGGTGTGCTCTGGGTTTAAATGTTGTAGACAGGAGGATTTAGACCTGAATGTCTGCACTTCTGAAGTTCAGAAACGTTAGATCAGCAGAAGCCGAGTAATTTCAAAGCTTTTCAGACTTGAAAAAAAATGACCTCAAGACTTCAAAGTCATGTGGTTCACTGAAGTCactgaaaaaatgcaactgAGTGAGAAAGTTTGAGCTGATACCAGATTTAAGGAGATAACAGTTtgttctttctctctgcaggttttttaaacacatcacCATCCCACCATGTGCTAATCTTCTCAGCGTTACCCAAAAGATAGTGAACACTTTGAGCTGCCGACCTCATCAACAGTCTTGCACCTACACCAGCTTCCCTAATGGCCCACCCTTACGAGCCTTGGTTACGGACAGCACCACCAAGTGGCAGCTCAGAAGACATGAACATCCCCTCCTGGTGGGACCTCCACAGGGACGTCCAACCAGGGAGCTGGATAGACCTGCAGACGGGGCAGGGTGTCGGCTTGCCTCCAGTGAGTCCAGGGAGCTCCATGGGGTTGCAGCACTCTTTAGGGCCCTACGGATCTGACCCGCAGCTGTGCACCCTGCCTCCAGCTCAACTCGCTCCAGCCTCGCACTCATCTCACCTCTTCCCTCAGGATGGCTTCAAGATGGAGCCACTGGGCCCTGAAATGCTGCAGCAAGAACCGTTCTCCTTAGAGGAACCACAGGAGAGCACTGTCTCAGCCCGGCCCAAGCCGCAGCGCCGATCCTCTTCCAGAGGTGCTGGTCAGGCTGCATGTCGCTGCCCTAACTGCGTCCATGCTGAACAGCTGGGCCAGAGCACTGATGACAGCAGGAGGAAGCACATGCACAACTGCCACATCCCTGGCTGCGGTAAGGCCTACGCCAAGACCTCCCACCTGAAGGCTCACCTACGATGGCACAGCGGGGACCGGCCGTTTGTCTGCAACTGGCTTTTCTGTGGCAAGAGGTTCACACGCTCTGATGAACTGCAGCGCCACCTTCAGACCCACACTGGTGCTAAAAAGTTTAGCTGCGCATTGTGCCCTAGAGTGTTTATGCGCAATGACCACCTGGCCAAGCACATGCGCACACATGAGTCCCCACCAGGACATGGGGAGGAGAGGGTGAACGGAGACGGGAGGATGGATAAGGGCTTTGATACACCAACACCTCCTCAGTCATCCTCCAATGTGTCTGCCTCTGACACCACAGAGCCTCCGCTGAAGCTGAAATGTGAGACAGACCCCTCGGTCTCCAGCGTGACAGGGCAGTCCGGCTAATTTCATCACTCTCAGAAGAATTTTCTGCAGTTAAAGGTTGACATATCTCTGTCATAGAGGTGTCATAGTTTTACGATAGAATAGAGAATAGAAAAAAGGTTTGGAGAAACATGTACGGATAAAAGTTGGATGGAACAGGAAGTGTTTGTCCGTGGTCCTGTGAATTTATCAACTGGGATAACTCAGTGATAATCTAAATGTtataacacacagacaaaaaaacaggaaTTTTATTAATTCTGTGGATAAAACATTCCTCTGTTTACTTAAAGTGAAAGGTGGCTAAGGAGGCAACCGAGCTAAAGCTACAGCTTGTTGCTGGACTTCCATTGCTGCTAGAGCTACTACGACCAGTAGACCAAGAGCCTGGGACGAGATTAACTGAAGGTGGTTTGTTAACTTGTTTACAACgaaaaatgaatcaaatgtGTTACTGCAGGAGTTGGAGAAACGTTTGTCTCtaacacagtttaatataccTGTTTCAAAGGCAGCGTGCTTTTGAACAGAGAAAGGGAGacggttttgtttttgtctcagaCTGTCACCATATGTGTGTAGCCTACTGTGCAAGTTGTGATAAGACACTGGAATATAAAACagccttttgtcattttgaaaaggTCAGTAGCAGTTTGGATGGTTGACAGTACATGCCATAaactgggtgtgtgtgtttagttggtatgtaagtaattaaaatgttaCAGAAAGAAATGAAAGTACGACACACAATAACACTGTGCTGTGGCAGCATGCTATGATGTTGATAatgatattatattatatagtaTAATATAAGAAATGGGAAAACCATGCACTACAAAGGCACCAAAAATGGTGTGTTGCTGTTGCCACTGATGGCAAAACACTTATTAATGCGTATAATTATACAGTAGGAGAATGTGAACTGTGGTTCAGTCTACCGGATGCAAAAAACCATTAAGTGTGACTATGGTGTGAAAAAGTTACGATCACAACTAACTGAACCTGAACAATGAAAAGTAGTCAGAGCCGCTGAGGACAGTGATGCCCTCCAGTCCTGGGAGGTGAGAACAAGAAGGTAAAGCTGAGCTTCATGATCACCAAAGATGGACATGGAGAGAAAATGCTGCCTGGACAAATGAATAAAGTGTCTGATGCTACATGCTGATGACAAACAATCATATCTGGTATAAACACGACCCAACAGGTCCACCCTGTCGACACTACAGCCTGCTGGTGTTGGATGAAACTTAGTGAGGTAGTTTACTCCTGTGGACTCTGCAGTCCTAAGATTTGAAGCTGCAATAATCATTAATGGATCAAACTACTCACTCATAATGATGATCTCACAGAGAATTATCGATcaactctgcagctcctctgagTATATTATGTTTCAGCAAATTTCAACTCATAGTTTTCTGGCCCACAACTCTACTGTTTCGGTTTGGTCTCACGACTCTCATCAACATCGacatctttaaaggtccagtgtgtcagatttaaggggatatatcggcagaaatgaaatatagtacgttttctttagtgtataatcacctggagATATGTatcgtgtttttgttttcttagaatgagccattcaaatctacacagggagcgggtcctttTCTAcgtggagtctgccatgttgcactgctatGTTTCTAAAGtagagtggacaaaccaaacactggctctagacagggccattccaGTTTTTGCAccagccaccgtagttagcagcccctcagtGACGAGCAGCGTTGGAaatacactgatttttttaaaatgtgaaactgctttattcagagtttttactggtttaaaccaccagttgttttgaagaggaagagacctctgtaggTAATTCGACTCATGGTAAAACCTCCGTGAACGTctagatcttaagttatcagagaaaaaggtgagcacgcATTAGCAGGTGCCTATCTTAGATAGCCGAACTGCATCTGAGaatcactgatttgtaacgtgaaactgctttattcagagtttttactAGTTTTTATCACaaggtttgttttggagaataAGAattctctgcagataattcagctcccggtaaaaacttcctgaacatcGAATACTGAAGGAATTtcaactgggagaagtttcagctggctgcagtatGCAAACATCACCACCAGATGCCacaaaatccccctaaatcttacacacttgtcctttaagcctgatttatgaaAGGGTGCTTGACACTTTTGATAAGCGTCACTCGACGGAAATTATAGAGCTGCACAAAGTTGGCGAAAGGGTTCAGTTGCTATCCTACAGCTGACTTCTTTAGTTACATTAGATCATCCCGATCATTATATGTATCCCACTTTTGCATTCTGATAATGGAGGGATTGGATGAAATCTGTGAGTGTGAAGAGGAATAGATTATAAACTTCCTTCCACTGAGCAGATAACGGGAGCACAAGAAAAGGAGGTGATCAGTGCAGGACATGGACGAGGAGATTCGTGTCTACAAAATCACATTGCACGACAAAATATGATGTCAGCGATTCAACAAAATTGTCCAGGTGCACGCCATGAAAGGAAAGTGTCCACCGACACTTTATTCTGTTGAAAATACCTCATTTCTGTCAAGCAACACTTCTAAAAAGTGTAGAGCACCCTATCCTAAATCATACTATATGCCAGTGTTGTATGTACAGTTCTttctgctgccctctgctgccAAAAGTTGCGTACGGCTTTTCATATCATAAATGTGCAGCAGAAAATATTCTAGGTACGTCCCTTAAATCCATACCTCAGACGGTTCAGGCAGTGGTGGACGCAGAAGGTTGTCCTGCCAACACTATCCAGGTGTACCTCATTAAGTAGGTTAATACAGTTCTTCCAAATATCATCAGCTCGATAACCATTTGCGTGTTGGATCAGGCCATCGTCCCAATCATCAACAAACATGGTGTGAAGGGCTTATCTCTcaacacattttattaagagCTGTAGGTGTGTCTGCAGTTTTTCCAAGTTCACTGACAACTCGTctaacaatacatttttttccaccCATTTGACTCTGAATCACGTGCAGAGAGCGACTGTGTCAGCAGTCTAGTCTAGTTCATGAAATAAAACGCAGTTGAACAACACAAGCATCAGAATTTATTTAGGTTACTTGTTTGGAATAGTTTCATAATCAATAATATGTGATCAATAGTTCTGTAGCAAGCAGTATGAGCAGCTTCACAGTTTAAAACCTTTAGGATGTATGTAACCCATCACAGGCATTAGGCTGAGACTTCTATATGTTAGGGAGCTTGCATTACTGGAGGCTCACGATTGCTGTATTTATGTATAGAAGATAAGAAATGGAAGACCGTGCTTAAACAGTCAATTATTGTGTAttgactattattattattattttctgttgatGTCAGTTTTGATAGCCTTCCTTTATGTTGGTCAGTAGAACAAGATGAACAACTTTTGTTTTAATTGGTTGctgtagaaaatgttttagtcgACTGTAAGAAAACAAGTTCTAAAACTTTTAATAAGTTAATTATCATGGTGTAATAACTTGTATTTAATCTATTATTGTCCTTCAAATAAAAAACTATATTCTGTGTCCATGTTGAACATTTATTTACCAACCATGTTCTAACTGTCAATTATTCTGAGCTGTTTCATTTTCACTCATTAGTAGCAGTAGTGGTAGGAGAAGAAGAGGTGACTTTTAGAGCCTGTAAATGTTTGTATCATATTTTAGATACCAGACTGTGCATGATTTCAATACAAAATTGACTATgtacacaattattattataattctgAATATATAAGACATGTGTGCCTTTCAAAATTATGTCCATTTAATTGAATAAGCAGGTGGACTCCAGTTGAGGTGTACTAGCAGCTCAAAGCTGATCAAGAGAAATGGGAGGCACATGAGCTAAATTTAAAGTGTCATAGCAAAGCGTCTGAACACTGTTATATCAAGGTTTCAGCTGTTTTAGTTTTATCAACTACATCTGCAAAAGAATTCTATAATCCTGTTTCCGCTGAGGCGTTATGAGGTATTCAGTGTAGACAGATGAgggaaaaaatgaattaaaacaattttagcaacacacacacacattttcttcaGCACAGACTGTTCTGTAAGGGTTTTTCTTTAGAAATACTAGCTACTTTCACCTCTTCAGGCCTATAAATCCTTCACCCGAAACTACAAAGGACAAACCGCTCTGTAGTTAAGTCACTAATAACATATGTTCTCacaaaaggtccagtgtgtaggggcATCTAGTGGCAGAAATTTatgactatgttttcattagtgtataatcacctgaaactgtgaatcgttgtgtttttgttaccttacaatgagccACTTATATCTACGTATGAAGCGGATAcgacagtagcccagaacagacaaaccaaacactgactctaaatagggccatttCGTGTTCGCAGCAATgaccgtagttctcctacaccagagatactcaacttgctttgcaaGGAGGCCAATTTTGCAAAATGAAAGGAGGCAAAGCGCCAGACACAGAAGACACATACAGGGCACGTGTACACAGGGGCGTTTCTAGGAACGGAGGACATTAGGGGCATAGACCAGACCTCTGTCAGGGGTCCAGTGGATTCTCTCCTGGCACTGTCTTTGATAACAAGCTCAACTTTGATGCTTTTTCATGCACTCTGGCACTGAATTGAtatttaaagtacaaaaaaatcccagttttaatcaatttattgtcgttgtgaattagaaaatgaagTATCAAGCATCCTTTTGGGGGCTGGACTTGGCCCATGGGCAATAAGTTGAGTATCACCGTCCTACAATTTTGGCACACAAGTGAAGTTTAAGTCCAGCAACCTCattgctagatgccactagatcctacacactagacctttaaggcTATAGTATGGTAGGAACAGCTtcgttaaaggaatacttcacccccaaatgactatttgtatatcaattactacACTTTGTTACATTGAACTGGGAAGAAGACTGTTTTTCTAgcatgtctccacagtgaaaaaGGAATTTAAAAACTCAGaatattcttgatgaattaaactTACTGGGGTCCTTGTGTCCAGCAGAAAAAGACTATACTGAAAAATCTCTCAAACAAATCGTGCAGTATGAATATAACtccagtctcatttatccagccatATGCTCAGTTCTTTCATGTAAGTTTTACATTAAACTGTTGCATTCAGGGTCAGGATTCCGAAAGAATTTTTTGAGTCTCAGTCACtcaatttcctgcattctggtgaattaaTTATGGACCAATATGGACATTTTCTGCCTCAATCTATGCTgtcttaaatgtcttaaattttgtgaaaataaaagataagataaagTTGTTATTATTGAAGGGGCGTGTCCCCTGCGTCCCCACAGAAATCTTTGTTAAGTGATATTTAGTAGCCTGCTTTATTCACGAAGACACAGCTGTACTGTAAAGACCTTAAGTCACCTGAAGGCACCATCAACTGGAACCGGAAAGTGAATCatacaaacaggaagtgtacaAAACACATCACACAAGAGCCTCGGTGGCTCCATTTTCTAGCTAGCGTTGAACTTTCGTCGTTCTATATTTCACACTTGTAGGACAGATTTGtctatttccattttttttttgttggattgaaaaaaacaaatttttcaAGATGGGAGGCGGCGATCTGGTAAGTAACTTATTTCTTCATAGGCGCTATCTCCTTAGGGACCGTGATTACCAAACTCCATTCAGAATATAGGTGTTTTAAAATGTTCGTTTCCTTACTGGTGTCTATATAGCTGTTAAAGCTTGAATCAGTACCTACAAGTAATAGTTACGAgccacagttcagttcagcaaTACTCACTTTACCTTTGGTTTTATCTTATTCTTATGTTTTAATCCCTATTTCACTAGCTTGTAGCTAGTAAATTAACCTAGCTAGCttatgttagcattagcattaactAGACCTAAAAGTCAACTAAAAGTTGACATTTCTGTTGAAATATTGTGCTCCATGGTAAATTATAACCATGCCGAATATAGCAAAAGATGTTATATATTCTCGGGAGATTATCATCAATTGTTTGTGTTCATATGTTTGCAGTCAGATTTTATACTCTGTTCTGTTTACGTTAATAATTTTTAGTTAAACCCTTTCAAGTCAAATTTGTACACCTAATTTTGTACTTGATAGTTCCCACAGTTAAAGACACTAAATATCGTCCATCTTGTCTTCTGCCAGAACTTGAAAAAGAGCTGGCATCCCCAGACTATGAAAAATATTGAGCGTGTTTGGAAAGCTGAACAGAAACATGAGGCTGAACGCAAGAAGATTGAAGAGCTCCAGAAAGAACTGAAGGAGGAACGAGCCCGAGAAGAGATAACAAGATTTGCAGAGGAAGCTGGCTCCATCAAGTTAGTCCTCTGATATTAACATGAAAGTTGTGTTATAGTTTAAGTCCAAAAGTAGTGTCTAAGTCATACCTTTTTTAtgatgacagaaagaaagatgaCCGCCTGGACTGGATGTACCAGGGCCCTGCTGGCCAGGTGTCCAGAGATGAGTACCTGCTGGGACGTCCCATTGACAAGCAGATCACCGACCAATACGAGGAGCCCGAGAGCGGTCCATCAGCTGAGACTGGCCTCCTGCCTGGGTCCATTTTCAACCCCACAGCTCCTGCCTCAAGCCTCGACCTGGCTGCCAAGATCAGGGAAGATCCCCTGTTTGAAATCAGGTCAGTAAGTCACTTATCTCCTATAATTTGTCCTGaaaatatgctcaaagtttcaaattgtttaatttatgttttgtcttgttattttttaaaggaaacgtgaagaagaaaagaagagggAGGTCTTGACTAATCCAGTGAAGATgaagaaaattaaagaaatggTAAAATTACTGTAACTGTTTTGATGCTTGATTTAATTGTTCAgttgttttactgtaaataaCGAATTCACTCATGTTTGATATTTACAGCTATTTCTAAGCATCTGTCAGTGATGTTTCCACTTACTTTGTGAACATATGACAACTGCAGCTGTGTTACAAAAGCAGTACAGTGTCAGGAGGTGGAGATTGTCATGCACTTTAATTTACTGGTCGGTTCTTTCACAGCTGCGCCAAAATCTCGACaagaaagacaagaagaagaagaggaagaaggacaaaaaggagaagaaagacaaagagagaagaaaggaggagaggaagcacAAGAGGAGGAGTTCGAGCTCAGATGAGGAAGACGAGAAGAAACACAGGTATGTAAATGTACATGTGTGATTTGTGTCTGCTCAAACTTAAAAGCACACTTACAATGcaaaaatatcacacacacagatgaaattAAATCAATAGAGCAATTAAACAAGCTGTTTAAATATCAGCTGTAATCTTTCTTTAGGTCACATTCACGAGATGAATCTTCAGACACCAAATCTCGTTCCCATCATGTTCCGGGCTATGGTCTACAGGTCAGTGAGCAGCAAAGCAGTATTTCATTATACCACTGTTATTCTGATCACGCATACACTGCTGTTAAAAAGTCTGGAATCATCAGTtattatgatgtttttcttcttttcttcaatAATGTCTCTTTTAATAGAAATAAAACCAGTTTAATTAAGACACCAACGTTGTCCTTCATACAAAGTAACATCTATCTGTAAAGAGGACTTTTTACAACCTATCAAGCTTTTGTGGCAGGCAGTTCCAAACTTGTGAATGGCAGTGTACACATGATCCGTTCTTCAGTTTCAACAATTAATCTCACACTGGGCCAGACACTTAAAGTCCTAACAATCAAGTCTTCCCTCTCAGTTCCCCGCTGGCAGACATCACCAGTCCTCAGCTTCCTCCAATCACTCAGGGCGCCGTGAGAGGAGCCGCTCCCGATCGCCTCACAGGAACAACAGGGAGAGTCACGTCCACTCCTCTTCCTCGCACAGAGGAGACAGGAAGGTTGAGCCCAGAGCTTCCAGTCCACAGAAGGAGCGTTACCAGAGAGAGAAGCACCATGTGTCCAAGTAAGACTTCACAGGGACATGTAAATGATGGCTATTGTTTAGCTAATGGCATTATTCTAATTTGGACAGTATCTCGATTAAGATTCATTACTTGCTTCGCTTATAGAAGTATGGCATTCGTGTTTTGCTGCTAATGACTGAAGTCACCCATTCCTCCTCAGATTACAATGTTTCTCTTCACTATTCAATCTTGAATCCTCTCTGTCATGTTGCTGCCATGGTATTTGCCATCAAATAGTTGGTTAGCTGTACCATTTCTATCTCAAATTACTCCTCTtccatgtcattttttattctTACTTTGACTTTGATGTTTAATCAGGAAAATGCCTCTTGAATACtaatgtgt
The window above is part of the Epinephelus moara isolate mb chromosome 5, YSFRI_EMoa_1.0, whole genome shotgun sequence genome. Proteins encoded here:
- the cwc25 gene encoding pre-mRNA-splicing factor CWC25 homolog, which produces MGGGDLNLKKSWHPQTMKNIERVWKAEQKHEAERKKIEELQKELKEERAREEITRFAEEAGSIKKKDDRLDWMYQGPAGQVSRDEYLLGRPIDKQITDQYEEPESGPSAETGLLPGSIFNPTAPASSLDLAAKIREDPLFEIRKREEEKKREVLTNPVKMKKIKEMLRQNLDKKDKKKKRKKDKKEKKDKERRKEERKHKRRSSSSDEEDEKKHRSHSRDESSDTKSRSHHVPGYGLQFPAGRHHQSSASSNHSGRRERSRSRSPHRNNRESHVHSSSSHRGDRKVEPRASSPQKERYQREKHHVSKKLSAEELERKRQEMMSQAKQREEDRENNVKRYKRQDEQEKQREQNVKHDRHAGFIHNMKLESAATSSLEDRVKRNIHSIQRTTATMDNFMKR
- the sp6 gene encoding transcription factor Sp6; amino-acid sequence: MAHPYEPWLRTAPPSGSSEDMNIPSWWDLHRDVQPGSWIDLQTGQGVGLPPVSPGSSMGLQHSLGPYGSDPQLCTLPPAQLAPASHSSHLFPQDGFKMEPLGPEMLQQEPFSLEEPQESTVSARPKPQRRSSSRGAGQAACRCPNCVHAEQLGQSTDDSRRKHMHNCHIPGCGKAYAKTSHLKAHLRWHSGDRPFVCNWLFCGKRFTRSDELQRHLQTHTGAKKFSCALCPRVFMRNDHLAKHMRTHESPPGHGEERVNGDGRMDKGFDTPTPPQSSSNVSASDTTEPPLKLKCETDPSVSSVTGQSG